The Arachis hypogaea cultivar Tifrunner chromosome 19, arahy.Tifrunner.gnm2.J5K5, whole genome shotgun sequence genome has a window encoding:
- the LOC140182434 gene encoding uncharacterized protein, producing the protein MPKAVAEKLISLQRRFLWSNEEGRNGIALVKWEVVQAPKKECGLGVGDAVIRNSALLFKRWWCFSKEECPLWKNVVCSCYDLNPNMMLSTQPLPTRGGPWKDICQLQLKDSNVRDKMITGLSIEVVQSDTLPEDITSFSFTRTIWKGLAPPRVELFIWYDVDGFLISGERGLFRAH; encoded by the exons ATGCCGAAGGCCGTGGCAGAAAAGTTGATATCATTACAGAGAAGATTCTTATGGAGCAATGAGGAAGGTAGGAATGGTATAGCACTAGTTAAGTGGGAAGTAGTTCAGGCCCCTAAAAAGGAGTGTGGTCTAGGGGTAGGTGATGCAGTGATTAGAAACTCTGCTCTACTCTTTAAAAGGTGGTGGTGCTTTTCAAAGGAGGAGTGTCCTTTATGGAAGAATGTTGTATGCTCCTGCTACGACTTGAATCCTAATATGATGTTATCAACTCAGCCACTACCTACTAGAGGGGGACCATGGAAGGACATATGTCAGTTGCAGCTCAAGGATAGTAATGTAAGGGATAAGATGATTACTGGGTTGTCTATAGAG gtgGTGCAGTCAGATACTCTCCCGGAGGATATCACCAGCTTCAGTTTCACCAGAACCATATGGAAAGGTTTGGCACCACCACGAGTGGAGTTATTTATTTG GTATGATGTCGATGGCTTTCTGATTTCGGGAGAGCGTGGTCTATTTCGGGCTCACTAA
- the LOC112775881 gene encoding dihydrolipoyllysine-residue acetyltransferase component 4 of pyruvate dehydrogenase complex, chloroplastic yields MASSPSPFTLSFSSSISSTSLLPCRRSFILPIPRGRATSFTVQSKIREIFMPALSSTMTEGKIVSWIKSEGETLSKGESVVVVESDKADMDVETFYDGILAAIVVPDGETAPVGAPIALLAETEEEVAEAKAKAAKSSQSQSSAPPPQPANPAPAISQPSPPPPPPPSAAASDGPKKTVATPQAKKLAKQHKVDLASLAGTGPFGRITPADVETAAGIAPSKSSPAPAAPAPASSAPPKAAAAGAVAPPPIPGSSVVTFTTMQSAVAKNMVESLSVPTFRVGYPVITDALDALYEKVKPKGVTMTAILAKAAAMALVQHPVVNASCKDGKNFAYNSNINIAVAVAINGGLITPVLQDADKLDLYLLSQKWKELVNKARGKQLQPNEYNSGTFTLSNLGMFGVDRFDAILPPGQGAIMAVGASKPTVEADATGFFKVKNKMLVNVTADHRIIYGADLAAFLQTFSKIIENPDSLTL; encoded by the exons ATGGCTTCTTCTCCTTCACCATTCACCCTCTCATTCTCCTCTTCAATCTCATCCACATCCCTCCTCCCATGCCGTCGCAGCTTCATTCTCCCAATCCCTCGAGGCCGCGCTACTTCATTCACTGTCCAATCCAAGATCCGAGAAATCTTCATGCCCGCACTCAGCTCCACTATGACTGAGGGCAAAATCGTCTCTTGGATCAAATCCGAGGGCGAGACTCTCTCCAAGGGTGAGAGCGTCGTCGTCGTCGAATCCGACAAAGCTGACATGGACGTCGAGACATTCTACGATGGAATACTCGCCGCCATCGTCGTCCCCGACGGCGAAACAGCCCCCGTTGGAGCTCCCATCGCCTTACTCGCCGAGACGGAGGAAGAAGTCGCCGAAGCCAAAGCCAAAGCTGCCAAGTCATCACAATCCCAATCCTCTGCGCCTCCTCCTCAGCCTGCAAATCCAGCTCCGGCAATTTCTcagccttctcctcctcctcctcctccgccaTCGGCGGCAGCTTCTGACGGACCGAAGAAGACCGTCGCCACGCCTCAGGCGAAGAAGCTCGCAAAGCAGCACAAGGTAGACCTTGCGTCTCTCGCCGGGACCGGTCCGTTTGGTCGGATCACTCCGGCCGACGTGGAGACCGCTGCTGGGATTGCGCCATCAAAGAGCAGTCCTGCTCCGGCGGCTCCTGCTCCGGCGAGCTCAGCTCCTCCAAAAGCAGCTGCTGCTGGTGCAGTGGCGCCGCCTCCAATTCCAGGCTCTAGCGTTGTTACATTCACGACAATGCAATCTGCAGTTGCAAAGAACATGGTGGAGAGCCTCTCCGTGCCTACATTCCGTGTTGGTTATCCTGTGATCACTGATGCACTTGATGCTTTATATGAGAAG GTGAAGCCGAAGGGGGTGACAATGACAGCAATTTTGGCCAAGGCTGCTGCAATGGCACTTGTCCAACATCCAGTGGTCAATGCCAGCTGCAAAGATGGCAAGAACTTTGCCTATAACAGCAACATCAACATTGCAGTTGCTGTGGCAATCAACGGCGGTTTGATTACCCCTGTACTTCAGGATGCTGACAAG TTGGACTTGTATCTGCTGTCCCAAAAGTGGAAAGAGCTAGTTAATAAAGCTCGTGGAAAGCAATTGCAACCCAATGAGTATAATTCAG GAACTTTCACACTCTCCAATCTGGGCATGTTTGGAGTTGACAGGTTTGATGCCATACTTCCTCCAGGGCAG GGGGCTATCATGGCAGTTGGAGCATCAAAGCCTACTGTCGAGGCTGATGCAACTGGATTCTTCAAGGTGAAAAATAAGATGCTG GTGAATGTAACAGCTGATCACCGAATAATTTATGGCGCTGATTTGGCCGCCTTCCTTCAGACATTCTCCAAAATCATTGAAAACCCAGACAGTCTAACATTGTAG
- the LOC112780013 gene encoding ACD11 homolog protein, which yields MMNGVEVIMDNSSTSIVKLPDPAVVAATTSSPLSAIAEAFEHLAKLLNRGDLPLDAFYEACSFVSVLFNCLGFAFKFAELEYVAKLEGLMEASPACGTLKDVIEVDVASKTVKSPGSYSRNLRRVRQGVDLVRAIFEQLLATDDSCLKEIASSAYAQICAPYHTWAVRTAVHAGMYTLPTRDQLFLRLNETEKSAETKMKRYINAATPVIEYIDKLYLSRKIPLNW from the exons ATGATGAATGGCGTTGAGGTCATCATGGACAATAGCAGCACCAGCATCGTTAAACTACCCGATCCTGCGGTGGTGGCGGCGACGACTTCAAGTCCTCTCTCCGCCATTGCCGAGGCCTTTGAACACCTCGCCAAACTCCTCAACCGTGGTGACCTTCCCTTGGACGCCTTCTACGAAGCCTGCTCTTTCGTCTCTGTTCTCTTCAATTGTCTCGGCTTTGCTTTCAAATTCGCCGAATTGGAATACGTCGCCAAG CTAGAAGGACTTATGGAAGCATCACCGGCGTGTGGCACTCTGAAGGATGTAATTGAAGTTGATGTCGCTAGCAAAACGGTTAAATCCCCGGGAAGTTATTCGCGTAATTTGCGCAGAGTTCGCCAGGGTGTTGATCTCGTCAGAGCTATATTCGAACAACTTCTGGCAACTGA CGATAGCTGTCTGAAAGAAATAGCTTCAAGTGCGTACGCTCAGATTTGTGCACCGTATCACACATGGGCAGTAAGAACAGCTGTGCATGCTGGGATGTATACACTTCCAACAAGAGACCAGCTTTTCTTGAGGCTCAATGAAACAG AGAAGTCTGCTGAGACGAAGATGAAAAGGTACATCAATGCTGCAACTCCAGTTATAGAATACATTGATAAACTGTACCTTTCAAGAAAGATTCCGTTGAACTGGTGA